The Mobula hypostoma chromosome 1, sMobHyp1.1, whole genome shotgun sequence genome includes the window atatgaagaaagactggatgaactgggcttgtactcgttggaatttagaagattgaggggggatctgattgaaacgtataagatcctaaagggattggacaggctagatgcaggaagattgttcccgatgttgggaaagtccagaacgaggggtcacagtttgaggataaaggggaagccttttaggaccgaggttaggaaaaacttcttcacacagagtggtgaatctgtggaattctctgccacaggaaacagttgaggccagttcattggctatatttaagagggagttggatatggcccttgtggctaaagggatcagggggtatggagggaaggctggggaggggttctgagttggatgatcagccatgatcataataaatggcggtgcaggctcgaagggccgaatggcctactcctgcacctattttctatgttctatgcagtgattcaacaccttctcaCCTTGTATCACCTCTTCCAGATGAtctcatttcattttttaccttcctgcctgtccttttgatacactgagtatctttggacattaagctcccagctataatcttctttcagccataattccatgatgcccacaacatcacacctgccaaaccgtaactgtgctacaagttcatctaccttgttccatatactgcaccattcaaatataacaccttcagtgctGTATTCACCCTTgctgattttgtctgccttttacattgtaaATTCTGCTGACTATTTTGCCCCCCTCAACAgccctcctcactacacattgtctctgtcTGCAAACAAGCTAccccatcttcagcactatcaacatacacaaaaacacagcaggccaggcagcatctctaggaagaagtacagttgacgtttcgggccgagacccttcgtcaggactaactgaaggaagagtgagtaagagatttgaaagtgggaggggaggaggagatccaaaatgataggagaagacaggagggggagggatggagccaagagctggacaggtgataggcaaaagggatatgagaggatcatgggacaggaggcccagggagaaggaaaagtggggggggggcggggggaggagaccagaggatgggaaaggggtatagtgagagggacagagggagaaaaaacaataataggggatggggtacgaaggggaggtgggacattaacagaagttagggaagtcaatgttcataccaactGTATGATtacatcaactgcacctcttcctagagatgctgcctgggctgctgtgttcaccagcatttttgtgtgtgttgcttgaatttccagcaactgcagatttcctcatgttcagcactatcatctgcctttcccacACTGCAATATATGCGGCTctggacactagtcacaccatgctcagtcttttgattcctgactttgtctcgggtctcaccaacatctgcctccacaacctctccagtacctgttctggcactcagattcccatcctcctgcatctctagtttaaaccccactgtgaagcattaacaaaccttccactagggtattagtccccctccagttcaggtgcaaaccgtccctatCGCTATCCCCTTCctcactctttacttcaccccctctgcctctcctggtttcacttgtcacctcagaatcagaatcaggttcattatcaccggcttgtgacgtgaaatgtgttaacttagcagcagcaattcaatgcaatacataacaaaagaagaaaaacaaaatataataataaataagtaaatcaattacgatatacgtatattgaatagatttaaagttGTGCAaacaaacagaaataacatatatttgaaaagtgaggtagtgttcacgggttcaatgtccatttagaaatcggatggcagggggggaagaagctgttcctgaatcactgagtgtgtgccttcaggcttctgtacctcctacctgatggtaacagtgagaaaagggcatgtcctgggtgctggaggtccttaataatggacgctgcctttctgagacaccgctccttgaagatgtcctgggtactttgtaggctagtacccaagacagagctgactaaatttatgaccctctgaagcttctttcggtcctgtgcagtagcccctccataccagacagtgatgcagcctgtcagaatgctctccatggtacaactatagaagtttttgagtgtatttgttgacgtaccaaatctcttcaaactcctaatgaagtatagctgctgtgttgccttctttataactacatcaatatgttgggaccaggttaggtcctcagagatcgtgacgcccaggaacttgaaactgctcactctctccacttctgatccctctgtgaggattggtttgtgttccttcatcttacccttcctgaagtccacaatcagctctttcatcttactgacattgagtgcgaaGTTGTTgaacatatagaatagtacagcacagtacaggcccttcggcccacaatgttgtgccgacccttaaaccctgcctcccatataacgcccccaccttaaattctgagtgccaggttgttgctgtgacaccactccactagttggcatatctcactcctgtacgtcctctcatcaccaccagagattctaccaacgatggttgtatcaacagcaaatttatagatggtgtttgagctatgcctagacacacagactgtgtatatagagagagtagagcagtgggctaagcacacacccctgaggtgcaccagtgttgatcgtcagtgaggaggagatgttgtcaccaatccacagagattgtggtcttccggttaggaagtcgaggatccgactgcagagggaggtacagaggcccaggttctgcagcttctcaatcaggattgtgggaatgctgGAGTTAAATACCTACacctttgtatttcttcctcccctctcccttcgtcttactctgacttctcatctttctttgcagtcctgatgaaggccctCATTCCAAAATATGgaatgtttactctttcccacagacgctgcctgacctgctgatttcctccggcattttgtgcgtgttttgctttggatttctagcatctgcagattttctcttgtttctgatggGGTATATCTTGCAGAGCTGCAGCCTCATAGTTGAAGTAAGCCAGATTTAATTTTGATATTGTGAGGCTGTCTATGTGGAATTTGCACACTTTCGGTGACTGCATGGGTATCATCCAGTCGTTCTGCTTTCCAGCCATAGAGTTGTGGGTCAATTGGCAATTATAAATTGCCCTTCGTGTGTAATTGGTGCATTATCAGTATCTatgcaatgggctgaagggcctggccCAAGCTCTATCACTCTGTCATTCTGATGTCTGCCATGATCCGCAATAGCCCATGTTTGATAACAGTCCTGCAATATATGGAATAGAGGTGATGGCTACTGCAGTGTGGCAAGAAAGATCAGTATGTTTTGGAACTGCCCATTAGTCCACTGAGGAACCAAAGAACATCTCTCTTTTGCAAATCCTATTTACCCAACGTTGAGTGCAGCATCTCCATTGGGGTGCATTCCACTCCACCAGAATGTAGAAGGCATCCAGGGTGAAGTCTCGGCTCTGTTATAGCCATTGGTTCTGATTGTATCTCACCAGCTAAAACAAAGACACTATCACGGCTGTCGGCCCAGTCAATCCAAGACCCaagagatggtggaaatccagagtaacacacaaaacgctggagaaacccAACATctcgggcagcgtctgtggagggaaatgaaaagcCAGAGGTGGAGCAGTTAATGTGGTACTATTGCAGGTCATAACATCAGTGTTTAGGGTTCAATCCTGGGATCTTCCAAGAGGATTATACAACCTTCCTGTGagcatgtgtgtttcctccgggtgctctggtttcctcgcacagtccaaatACATTCCCatagtagattaactggtcattgtaaattgtcttgtgataagGCAGAGGTTAAATAATTGGGTTGCTGCATTTGCAGCACAACTCAGTGGATTGgatgtatctctaaaataaagaTTATTCTTGATGATAACAGACTACACAAAACTGGAAATACCAAGGGAGGCAATGATACTTAAGTTCTGTAAAATCCAACCAGCTCTGGCTGAGAATGAAAATCTAATCCCTACTTTGTTTCCATAACAAATGTTCTTTGAAATTTTCGTTCAGGGGCCAATGAGAAGGCAGTTCGGAAGAAGCAAAGCGACAATTATGAACAGAAGCAACCTGCAGCTCTCAAGAACTACGGTAACGTAAAGATACCATCATTAGGCTGGTGGTGAGGTAACCCGCAAGGGCAACACTGTAAAAGTTCAGCTTAATCCAAATATCTGGGTTGCAGTTGATATTTCTAATCAGTTATGAAACATTAGCCAAATGTTTATGCAGCATGTGGGATAAAAGTATTTGTATGAGGAAGCAATTTTAGTTTCCAAATATTATTCAGTTGAGCCTGCATAGACTACATAATCAACAATATGCTGTAGTTAATTAGATGCTCCAGCACTTGTAAGGCTGTAACCACATATACCCTGAGAGCAGCATATTGCAGATGTTTACAACTGGCAGGGAGATTGTTTAGGAGAGCTCCAGCATTCATGCCTTGCTATCTCTGCGGTGGAGAAACGGGTTGCATGGTGGGGAATGGAGATGGTATTAATTTAAGATGAACTCCGGTAAACAATGGATAACCAGTTTGCCTTCGTATCTCTGAAAATGTAGGGACAGATTTGTCATTGGCTGATGGATTCAAGTGTTGTCACATATATTCCCCTCCTAGTATTCAGTTCTACATTTGGATGTCTAACATCCACCAATAATTAAAGGCCCTGTTTTTTGGAAATTATATGTTTGCCGTTTGTGAGATATGATAATTAAGCAAAAACCAAATATTCAAGATGAGTTTTGAAATTTCACTTGGTGTATCGATTGCTTTGCAGATGAACCTCAAGAGAATCCAGCAGACGACCAACAAAGATCCAGCACTGAGAACGTGGACATTAGGGACGAGGAGGAGGAGACCACAAAGGAGAAACTACCTGGTGTACGAAGACACAGCCTTGAGGATACAACTACTGACTTGAACAGCACTACAACAGACCGAGGCAGAGGAGTTACAAAGAGAATTCCAGTAGAAGATGAGCCAATGAAAAGTGAATCCTTCTCCAATAAATACGAGGACCAATCCCAGGATCAGCAGCAAACTGAGGAGCAAAGTACAGaggcacatgatgatgaggaCACTGAAGAAGCGGGCGAAGATCTCATCAAAGCGAATGATGATGAGGAAGAAAGCAACAGCCATTATGAAGACAGTAAGGATGAGGAGCTAACCTACAGTGAAGAGCCTCCACAAGAAGGCTGGGGAGATGAAGCGGCTGACAGTGACAGTTCAGAGTTGGAGGAAAATGGGAAGGCCTCAGATGAAGAAATAAGGTCTAAAGAGAACAAGAATTCGGAAAAAGAAGAGGAAGAATATTCAAGCAAGAATGATGAAAAGGATGACTTGTCTGAAGAgtgggaggggaataaacaaaagGTGGATGAATTTGCTCCAGAGATGAAGTTGAGAAAGTATGAAGCAGGTGACGAAGATAAATTGATCAGAGTTGAAAATCCAAAAGTACACAGCAGACATGGCCATTTCCAACACTTGCAGGGAAACAGAAGATCTCATGCTGAGGAAGGTCGACAGAAAGAGAAAATGTTCATTGCATCATCTGCATTGCGAAAAAGGCTTGATGTAGAGGAAGGAAGTGCCACCAGGAAAAGTGAGGTTTGTGCTTGGCTGTTGTATTGTGATGTTTCCCATTGGTAGTCATCTGGATTAAG containing:
- the chga gene encoding chromogranin-A isoform X2 — protein: MITLVFFVLLLAGQASSSPVPIQHSKADTKVMNCVVEVISDTLAKPSPLPISPECLDALRGDERIIGVLRHQNLLRELQELAAEGANEKAVRKKQSDNYEQKQPAALKNYDEPQENPADDQQRSSTENVDIRDEEEETTKEKLPGVRRHSLEDTTTDLNSTTTDRGRGVTKRIPVEDEPMKSESFSNKYEDQSQDQQQTEEQSTEAHDDEDTEEAGEDLIKANDDEEESNSHYEDSKDEELTYSEEPPQEGWGDEAADSDSSELEENGKASDEEIRSKENKNSEKEEEEYSSKNDEKDDLSEEWEGNKQKVDEFAPEMKLRKYEAGDEDKLIRVENPKVHSRHGHFQHLQGNRRSHAEEGRQKEKMFIASSALRKRLDVEEGSATRKRSRSGELGRDRK
- the chga gene encoding chromogranin-A isoform X1 is translated as MITLVFFVLLLAGQASSSPVPIQHSKADTKVMNCVVEVISDTLAKPSPLPISPECLDALRGDERIIGVLRHQNLLRELQELAAEGANEKAVRKKQSDNYEQKQPAALKNYDEPQENPADDQQRSSTENVDIRDEEEETTKEKLPGVRRHSLEDTTTDLNSTTTDRGRGVTKRIPVEDEPMKSESFSNKYEDQSQDQQQTEEQSTEAHDDEDTEEAGEDLIKANDDEEESNSHYEDSKDEELTYSEEPPQEGWGDEAADSDSSELEENGKASDEEIRSKENKNSEKEEEEYSSKNDEKDDLSEEWEGNKQKVDEFAPEMKLRKYEAGDEDKLIRVENPKVHSRHGHFQHLQGNRRSHAEEGRQKEKMFIASSALRKRLDVEEGSATRKSEDHEVESLEEIESELEAMARRLHQMRSR